One window of Mediterraneibacter butyricigenes genomic DNA carries:
- a CDS encoding M78 family metallopeptidase domain-containing protein: MNTYECLQDEACEDGIEVVDYTFESDRIKGLYCDGVVAIREDMTIPEKACALAEEMGHHGTSYGNIIDMDSVQNRKQERQARLHGYNRLIGLAGLVEAYEHGCQNRYEIAEFLEVTDEFLEDCISCYRDKYGECKTVDNYTIYFIPNLMIFKKI, from the coding sequence ATGAACACATACGAATGTTTACAGGACGAAGCCTGCGAGGACGGTATAGAAGTTGTGGACTATACATTTGAAAGTGACCGGATTAAGGGATTGTATTGTGATGGTGTTGTAGCCATCCGAGAAGATATGACGATTCCAGAGAAAGCTTGTGCACTGGCAGAAGAAATGGGACATCACGGAACCTCTTACGGGAATATCATAGATATGGATTCCGTACAGAACCGTAAACAGGAACGTCAGGCACGCTTGCACGGATATAATCGCCTGATCGGACTCGCAGGGCTGGTCGAAGCCTATGAACACGGCTGCCAGAACCGGTATGAGATTGCAGAGTTTTTGGAAGTTACGGATGAATTTCTGGAAGACTGCATTAGCTGCTATCGAGATAAGTATGGGGAGTGCAAAACTGTAGATAACTACACAATTTATTTTATCCCTAACTTGATGATATTTAAGAAAATATAG
- a CDS encoding Abi family protein encodes MCNKIIAEFTTIDEQIEILKRRHLLFLDEKLARDSLQAYGYYTLINGYKEPYVYLDEDGNEFYKEGTYFEQICSLFNLDAELRYAVLTSMLALEDHLRSVTSYVIGEHFGSDDSVYLNRENYKDRPVSNKNFSLDSILDTMQHTLRSNREPILYHRQHYNNVPPWILVKGLYMNTLVNFIRFQKKYVKEEMLHIIYGISPEVAALDSVKELFMSTLFISLDYRNMAAHGGRTYNFAPHSKLRLNNSLIKELSTVLDCPVLTQKTCNINQLFYLLRLFRLEPLHLNMLTALEKEVSRHCTLFPNDIHYIQDATGVLFDLEITEDK; translated from the coding sequence ATGTGCAATAAAATAATTGCAGAATTCACTACTATAGATGAACAAATTGAAATTTTAAAGAGACGACATCTTTTGTTCTTAGACGAAAAACTCGCAAGAGATTCGTTACAAGCTTATGGATATTACACCCTAATCAACGGCTACAAAGAACCCTATGTCTATCTTGATGAAGATGGAAATGAATTTTATAAAGAAGGCACTTATTTCGAACAAATTTGCTCTCTCTTTAATCTTGATGCCGAACTCCGTTACGCGGTTTTAACTTCTATGCTTGCTCTAGAAGACCATTTACGCTCTGTAACATCCTATGTTATAGGTGAACACTTTGGATCAGACGACTCGGTTTACTTAAATCGAGAAAACTACAAAGATCGACCTGTTTCAAATAAAAATTTTTCTTTGGATTCTATTCTTGATACGATGCAGCATACATTACGTTCCAACAGAGAGCCTATTCTATATCACCGACAACATTATAATAATGTTCCTCCGTGGATTCTCGTAAAAGGGCTTTATATGAATACACTTGTTAACTTTATACGCTTTCAAAAGAAATATGTTAAAGAAGAAATGCTTCATATTATCTATGGAATCTCTCCTGAAGTAGCTGCTTTAGATTCCGTAAAGGAATTGTTTATGAGTACACTCTTTATTTCATTAGATTATAGGAATATGGCAGCTCATGGTGGGCGCACATACAATTTTGCTCCACATTCAAAATTAAGATTAAATAATTCTTTGATCAAGGAATTATCAACGGTTCTTGATTGCCCTGTCCTAACGCAGAAAACCTGCAACATTAATCAGTTATTTTACTTATTACGATTATTCCGATTAGAACCACTTCATCTAAATATGTTAACCGCTTTAGAAAAGGAGGTAAGTCGTCATTGTACCCTGTTTCCGAATGATATCCATTACATCCAAGACGCTACTGGAGTACTCTTCGATCTCGAAATAACTGAAGATAAATAA
- a CDS encoding recombinase family protein, with protein sequence MKNEYCIYLRKSRGDSALEAMGVDVLERHERTLLDLAKQMNLSITAIYREVVSGDSISARPEMQKLLAEVESGKWKGVLVMEVERLARGDTIDQGIVQRAFQYTDTLIVTPVKVYNPANEFDEEYFEFGLFMSRREYKTIKRRMQAGRYAAAKEGKWPFNAAPYGFRRFKLSKEKGWTLVPEEEEVPVVRLVYARYTGPDRVGVTTIRRYLNDRQMFTRSGKLWTDSMIREMLANPVYDQMVAIGRRKQITALEDGQPVKKRPRCDNYEVYQGRHPRIIDHDVWMEAQSYLGRGKPKLPEQYSVKNPLAGLIVCSQCKKKMLRRPAALTGNKHGAPYDSILCNTQGCPTVGCSLDLLEHSVIDALSEWVKDYELDHVIPESKVPELTDLLGSTEKEKAALLSQKENLFNLLEQGVYSSEVFLERSHVLQERINAVDDKILDLQKEIEYEKNNDAHIHSFIPSCKGLLSCYWDLSVEEKNKALKMLLHSVEYKKLKRNKKGHKDDASFELTIKPRIPRI encoded by the coding sequence ATGAAAAATGAATACTGTATCTATCTGAGGAAATCCCGTGGTGATTCCGCTCTTGAAGCTATGGGCGTAGATGTCCTGGAACGGCATGAGCGCACACTCCTGGATCTGGCCAAACAGATGAATCTGTCGATCACTGCAATCTACCGTGAAGTGGTTTCTGGTGACTCTATTTCTGCCCGTCCTGAAATGCAAAAACTTCTGGCTGAGGTGGAATCCGGCAAATGGAAAGGCGTACTGGTTATGGAAGTAGAACGTCTGGCCAGAGGCGACACCATCGATCAGGGCATTGTTCAAAGAGCATTCCAGTACACGGATACTCTGATCGTAACGCCAGTCAAAGTCTACAATCCTGCCAATGAATTCGATGAAGAATACTTTGAATTTGGATTATTCATGTCACGCCGGGAATATAAAACCATCAAGCGCCGGATGCAAGCCGGTCGTTATGCTGCAGCCAAAGAAGGAAAATGGCCATTTAATGCAGCACCTTATGGTTTCCGCAGATTCAAGCTCTCAAAAGAAAAAGGGTGGACACTTGTACCGGAAGAAGAAGAGGTTCCTGTTGTGCGTCTGGTATATGCACGTTACACCGGCCCCGATCGCGTTGGCGTGACCACGATCCGCAGATATCTGAATGACCGCCAAATGTTCACGCGCTCCGGTAAATTGTGGACAGACAGCATGATCCGGGAAATGCTGGCAAATCCGGTATATGATCAGATGGTCGCAATCGGTCGGCGGAAACAAATCACTGCACTGGAAGACGGGCAACCGGTAAAGAAACGTCCCCGTTGTGATAATTACGAAGTATATCAGGGCAGACACCCTCGTATCATTGATCACGATGTCTGGATGGAAGCACAGAGCTACCTTGGAAGAGGAAAACCTAAACTTCCGGAGCAGTACAGCGTAAAAAATCCACTGGCCGGATTGATTGTGTGCAGCCAGTGTAAAAAGAAAATGCTCCGTCGTCCTGCTGCTCTGACCGGAAATAAACATGGTGCTCCTTACGATTCGATTTTATGCAATACACAAGGCTGTCCAACCGTAGGATGCAGTCTGGATCTGTTGGAACATTCCGTCATCGATGCGTTGAGTGAATGGGTAAAGGATTATGAATTGGATCATGTCATTCCAGAAAGTAAAGTCCCGGAACTAACAGATCTCCTAGGATCCACTGAAAAAGAAAAGGCTGCTCTTCTCTCCCAGAAAGAAAACCTTTTCAATCTTCTGGAACAGGGCGTGTACTCCTCTGAGGTCTTTCTGGAACGCTCCCACGTCCTTCAGGAGCGCATTAATGCTGTGGATGATAAAATCCTCGACTTACAAAAAGAGATCGAATATGAGAAAAATAACGATGCTCACATCCATAGTTTTATTCCATCCTGCAAAGGTCTGCTCTCCTGTTATTGGGATTTATCAGTTGAGGAAAAGAATAAAGCTTTGAAAATGCTATTGCATAGTGTAGAATATAAGAAGTTAAAGAGAAACAAGAAAGGACACAAAGATGATGCGTCCTTTGAACTAACTATAAAGCCTCGAATCCCGCGTATTTAG
- a CDS encoding spore coat protein CotJB, which yields MTNGVCKKDLMDQIYLYSFAVDDAKLFLDTHPEDEDALAYFYECSRMRNQALKEYAKNFGPLTIDTVTDSCSDNWDWIDSPWPWQEGGC from the coding sequence ATGACGAATGGTGTATGCAAGAAAGATCTGATGGATCAGATTTATTTATATAGTTTTGCGGTGGATGATGCAAAACTATTTTTAGATACGCATCCTGAGGATGAAGATGCCCTGGCGTATTTTTATGAGTGCAGTCGGATGCGCAATCAGGCATTGAAAGAGTATGCCAAAAACTTCGGACCGTTGACTATAGATACAGTGACGGATTCATGCAGTGATAATTGGGATTGGATTGATTCACCGTGGCCATGGCAGGAAGGGGGATGCTGA
- a CDS encoding spore coat associated protein CotJA, with product MPYCSNYSRNQVRNTGRGSCSPCAEFHQDACDTCIKMRKDPLSQFPLAMAYVPWQEWREICDLEKALCQGTIFQELNLEFLGRKGGQMR from the coding sequence ATGCCATATTGTTCCAATTATTCCCGGAATCAGGTTCGAAATACGGGAAGAGGTTCCTGTTCACCATGTGCTGAATTTCACCAGGATGCATGTGATACATGTATAAAGATGAGAAAAGATCCGTTATCTCAGTTTCCGCTTGCGATGGCTTATGTGCCATGGCAGGAATGGAGAGAAATCTGTGATTTAGAGAAGGCTCTTTGTCAGGGAACGATCTTTCAGGAATTAAATCTCGAATTTCTTGGAAGAAAAGGAGGGCAAATGAGATGA
- a CDS encoding DUF3877 family protein: protein MRADRLEKNLIDIIKEEQAKLGYQKEKIRLYYPLSSLNHILDCQDSEEEMLERLQTLPESITEKLGNISVTAKNERFCFHVPEQGSIYVHENMAENEFIRDLVELVARHDCTIEKILELFRSRAKDSTCQKIENGEFDWLIRFPEEHEDPYYYCFKDEGCHIIYHRFLPEDYEDFEF, encoded by the coding sequence ATGAGGGCGGACAGACTGGAAAAGAATCTGATTGATATTATAAAGGAAGAGCAGGCGAAACTTGGATATCAGAAAGAAAAGATTCGCCTGTATTACCCGTTGAGTTCTCTGAATCATATACTGGATTGTCAGGATAGTGAGGAAGAGATGCTGGAAAGACTTCAAACATTACCGGAGTCTATAACAGAAAAATTGGGAAATATCTCGGTTACGGCAAAAAATGAAAGATTTTGCTTTCATGTGCCGGAGCAGGGGAGTATTTATGTACATGAAAATATGGCGGAAAATGAATTTATCCGTGATCTGGTGGAGTTGGTGGCGCGTCATGACTGCACGATAGAAAAAATTCTGGAATTATTCAGAAGTCGTGCGAAGGACAGTACCTGTCAGAAAATTGAAAATGGAGAATTTGACTGGCTGATCCGTTTTCCGGAGGAACATGAGGATCCTTATTATTATTGCTTTAAAGATGAGGGATGCCATATCATTTACCACAGATTTCTGCCGGAGGATTATGAAGATTTTGAGTTTTGA
- a CDS encoding S1C family serine protease translates to MENQYNYYDPETEHSNGSGYSNTGSGSSDNKNPKKKRNVPKGVKAAGCGLAFGVVAGAAFLGVSAIGTNVLGIGGTKTTAKTTSTVQSNTAALTTSSGTVTSDVSKIVENAMPSVVSITSMSVQEVQNFFGQVGTQESTSSGSGIIISQSDTELLIVTNNHVVEGSDNLTVTFADNTSVEANIKGTNSENDLAVIAVPLDSISDDTMNSIAIATLGDSDSVKVGEPAIAIGNALGYGQSVTTGIISATNRQIETSSGTTSTGLLQTDAAINPGNSGGALLNANGEVIGINSAKLAANEVEGMGYAIPISDVSDIITDLMNQTTKEKVDEAERGYLGIQGLDVTSETTQRFNMPEGVYVSEAIKGYGAEAAGITKGNVITGLDGDTIDSMETLQNKLQYYKAGEKVKVTVQIPGNDGEYKEKTVEVTLSEQPK, encoded by the coding sequence ATGGAAAATCAATATAATTATTACGATCCGGAGACAGAACATTCAAACGGATCCGGTTATTCGAATACAGGCTCAGGTAGTTCAGACAATAAAAATCCTAAGAAAAAGAGAAATGTGCCAAAAGGAGTAAAAGCGGCCGGATGCGGACTGGCGTTTGGTGTGGTTGCAGGAGCAGCCTTTTTGGGAGTCAGTGCGATTGGAACGAATGTACTTGGAATCGGTGGAACAAAGACTACGGCAAAAACGACCAGTACGGTACAGAGTAATACAGCAGCACTTACCACATCTTCCGGTACAGTAACATCTGACGTATCAAAGATTGTGGAAAATGCGATGCCGTCTGTTGTTTCGATTACCAGCATGAGTGTTCAGGAGGTGCAGAATTTCTTTGGGCAGGTTGGGACACAGGAATCGACCAGTTCCGGTTCGGGAATTATTATTTCCCAGAGTGATACGGAACTTTTGATCGTGACCAATAACCATGTGGTAGAGGGCAGTGATAACCTGACGGTTACTTTTGCGGATAACACGAGTGTGGAAGCAAATATTAAAGGTACCAATTCAGAAAATGATCTTGCAGTAATTGCGGTACCTCTGGACTCGATCAGTGATGATACGATGAATTCAATCGCAATTGCCACATTGGGAGATTCGGATAGTGTGAAAGTGGGAGAACCGGCAATCGCAATCGGAAATGCTCTGGGTTACGGACAGTCTGTGACAACCGGAATTATCAGCGCGACAAACCGTCAGATCGAGACCAGCAGTGGAACTACATCAACCGGGCTTCTTCAGACAGATGCAGCGATCAACCCTGGAAACAGTGGCGGAGCTCTTTTGAATGCAAATGGAGAGGTAATCGGAATCAATTCCGCAAAGCTTGCGGCAAATGAAGTAGAGGGTATGGGATATGCCATCCCGATCAGTGATGTCAGCGATATTATTACAGATCTGATGAACCAGACCACAAAAGAAAAGGTGGACGAAGCCGAGAGAGGATATCTGGGAATTCAGGGACTGGATGTTACATCAGAGACTACACAGCGGTTTAATATGCCGGAAGGAGTTTATGTATCAGAAGCAATTAAAGGTTATGGAGCAGAAGCTGCCGGAATTACAAAAGGAAATGTAATCACGGGACTGGATGGCGATACCATTGACAGCATGGAGACTTTGCAGAATAAGCTTCAATATTATAAGGCTGGAGAAAAAGTAAAAGTAACGGTACAGATTCCAGGAAATGATGGAGAATATAAGGAGAAGACCGTGGAAGTAACGTTGAGTGAACAGCCAAAATAA
- a CDS encoding acyltransferase family protein, producing MWISREIWQNQLRSNSMKEQKFWKNVEWFHFLFSIFVIWIHADNISSFTEAGAQVTGPFVLEGFIIKYLANLGVAGFYLCSGYLFYRGFTMGKLSGKWKSRVKTLVLPYIVWNLIYYILHYVVLQIPKLAGMFADRPISLSWRSVLDAVIWYRYNPVFWYLQFLIIFVFLCPVIYVLLRNRYVGAVVLAGVLLLQSGIFYRVQPQMLNSLLNWFVVYGTGAWLGLHGKRWVENGSKGPGHIGENTLKGPGPFGENLALTVSGICMLLTGILYGKGINVVFSLLYFLVGAVFFWLLLNKIVKHEAKSWMKLTFFVYASHQMVVSVVTKLGMRILGANAWIGLFLFIAAPIYSFFIAWICKKILSGRAKCIWNLLTGNR from the coding sequence ATGTGGATAAGCCGAGAAATCTGGCAAAATCAGTTACGGTCGAATAGTATGAAAGAACAGAAGTTTTGGAAGAATGTCGAGTGGTTTCATTTTCTGTTTTCGATCTTTGTGATCTGGATCCATGCAGATAATATTTCAAGCTTTACAGAGGCCGGTGCGCAAGTCACCGGTCCTTTTGTATTGGAAGGATTTATCATAAAATATCTGGCAAATCTGGGCGTGGCAGGATTTTACCTCTGTTCGGGCTATTTATTTTATCGGGGATTTACCATGGGGAAACTTTCGGGAAAATGGAAGAGCAGGGTTAAAACTCTGGTTCTGCCTTATATAGTATGGAATCTGATCTATTATATTTTGCATTATGTCGTATTGCAGATCCCGAAGTTGGCGGGAATGTTTGCGGATCGCCCGATCAGCCTGTCCTGGAGGTCTGTGCTGGATGCAGTAATCTGGTATCGGTATAATCCGGTATTCTGGTATTTACAGTTTCTGATCATTTTCGTGTTCCTTTGTCCGGTAATTTATGTGCTGTTGAGAAACCGATATGTGGGAGCGGTGGTTCTGGCAGGAGTGCTCCTTCTGCAGAGCGGTATATTTTATCGGGTACAGCCTCAGATGTTGAATTCACTTCTGAATTGGTTTGTGGTGTATGGAACCGGAGCATGGCTTGGCCTCCATGGAAAACGATGGGTGGAAAATGGATCAAAGGGGCCAGGGCATATTGGAGAAAATACGTTAAAAGGGCCAGGCCCCTTTGGAGAGAATCTTGCCCTTACGGTGTCTGGCATTTGCATGCTTTTGACAGGTATTTTATACGGCAAGGGAATTAATGTAGTATTTTCTCTCTTATATTTTCTTGTGGGAGCAGTATTTTTCTGGTTATTACTCAATAAAATTGTGAAACATGAGGCAAAATCCTGGATGAAGCTTACCTTCTTTGTTTATGCCAGTCACCAGATGGTGGTTAGTGTTGTGACAAAGCTGGGAATGAGAATTCTGGGAGCAAATGCATGGATCGGCCTCTTTCTGTTTATCGCGGCGCCGATTTACAGCTTTTTCATAGCATGGATCTGTAAGAAAATCCTTTCAGGAAGAGCAAAATGTATATGGAATCTGTTGACGGGGAATCGGTGA